The following are from one region of the Edaphobacter acidisoli genome:
- a CDS encoding NUDIX domain-containing protein: MSIKTISSREVYRNPWTRVREDVIERANGQRGIYGVVDKDPASIIIPLEQTPQDEFVYLVQQFRYTVGGTFMEFPQGGWEQAEVLPEELARGELREETGLTAERMTLLSTLQIAYGVMNQRHYVYLAEGLTMGEHDRDPEEHDLVVRRVSVDEFEAMVLDGSIVDNCTVAAWGLYRLWRERR, from the coding sequence ATGTCGATCAAGACGATCAGTAGCCGCGAAGTTTACCGCAACCCCTGGACGCGTGTCCGGGAGGATGTGATCGAACGTGCGAATGGACAGCGCGGCATCTATGGTGTTGTCGACAAGGATCCTGCGTCGATTATTATTCCGCTGGAGCAGACACCTCAGGATGAGTTTGTTTACCTGGTGCAGCAGTTCCGTTATACGGTTGGTGGGACGTTTATGGAGTTTCCGCAGGGTGGCTGGGAGCAGGCTGAGGTGCTGCCCGAAGAATTAGCTCGCGGTGAGTTGCGCGAAGAGACTGGCCTGACCGCGGAGCGTATGACGCTGCTCTCGACGCTACAAATTGCGTATGGCGTTATGAATCAGAGGCACTATGTCTATCTTGCAGAAGGGTTGACGATGGGCGAACACGACCGCGATCCCGAGGAACATGACCTGGTTGTGCGGAGGGTGAGTGTCGACGAGTTCGAGGCGATGGTATTGGATGGAAGCATCGTCGATAATTGCACAGTTGCTGCGTGGGGACTCTACAGGCTATGGCGTGAGCGGCGCTGA
- a CDS encoding CocE/NonD family hydrolase → MKNRVVCFVCAVSVGLLVGPQTLLAVAGARQTGTASPADVAGLYRNAVEPDVLVVVYHEGGDLYEEGPRTPREQLVESSKDHFATVVDAVSFVFKRNADGDVESFTQGTGGDWPGSLSHEERFDRVNGDTARLNHFRPYMRTEAMIPVRDGVRLHVVILRPEGSETSGPPVPFLMTRTPYGVDGYTSDVVNAMKPELAQSGYIFVFGDIRGRYESEGKFVMNRPIVAHKTKNDVDETTDTRDTIDWLLKNVPNNNGRVGVLGISYPGFLAMMAGIDAHPAVKAISPQAPMTDVWMGDDFFHNGAFRETYGFDYVQELEAQKTDAVVQSKEDTYNFFLRNVDFAGAAKAAGMENLPTAKMFLEQPSYTKFWRDMAVEWHLTKVEVPTLEVGGWWDQEDMWGTQAEYAALKPHDSKHEVFMVLGPWNHGGWVSTTRHLGVLDFGAPVGDEYRRSIETPFFEKYLKDRPGFDLKDVASFRTGVNQWERYDAWPPKVGFHAVKLYMTADGGLGEVAPGAQGVGGKVAVNYSAIPFDPIPYRHRPIQATYGKGSKWRTWLAEDQRFVSGRKDLRNFETPVLDHDVTVTGDVMADLFASTTGSDADWVVKLIDVYPDDAPAPMGGYQLMIVDEIFRGRYRESFEKPEPITPGKVEEYKWSLHGVDHTFLKGHRIMVEVQSSWFPLYDRNPQTFVPNIMAAPASAYAGQTVSIYGSAKYPSHLDVSVADR, encoded by the coding sequence TTGAAGAACAGAGTTGTGTGTTTTGTCTGTGCGGTGTCTGTTGGCCTATTAGTGGGTCCGCAGACTTTGTTGGCGGTTGCGGGTGCGCGCCAGACCGGGACTGCCTCTCCGGCTGATGTTGCTGGACTGTATCGGAACGCGGTCGAGCCGGATGTGCTGGTGGTGGTCTATCACGAGGGTGGCGATCTCTATGAGGAAGGGCCACGAACGCCGCGCGAACAACTGGTTGAGTCATCGAAGGACCACTTTGCGACGGTAGTGGATGCGGTGAGTTTTGTCTTCAAGCGCAACGCCGATGGCGACGTCGAGAGCTTTACGCAGGGTACTGGCGGTGACTGGCCAGGATCGCTGAGCCATGAAGAGCGGTTTGACCGGGTGAACGGCGACACGGCGCGACTGAACCACTTCCGTCCGTATATGCGCACTGAGGCGATGATTCCGGTACGCGATGGGGTGCGGCTGCATGTGGTGATCCTGCGGCCAGAGGGGTCTGAAACGTCAGGGCCACCGGTGCCCTTTCTGATGACGCGCACGCCTTATGGCGTGGATGGTTACACGTCTGATGTGGTGAACGCGATGAAGCCGGAGCTGGCGCAGAGCGGATACATTTTTGTGTTCGGAGATATTCGCGGGCGCTATGAGTCGGAAGGCAAGTTCGTGATGAACCGGCCTATTGTCGCCCACAAGACGAAGAATGATGTAGACGAGACGACCGACACGCGCGACACAATCGACTGGTTGCTGAAGAATGTTCCGAATAACAACGGCAGAGTGGGGGTGCTGGGGATTTCGTATCCTGGATTTCTGGCCATGATGGCAGGCATTGATGCGCATCCCGCGGTAAAGGCGATCTCGCCGCAGGCTCCGATGACTGATGTTTGGATGGGTGACGATTTCTTCCACAATGGGGCCTTTCGCGAGACCTATGGCTTCGATTATGTGCAGGAGCTCGAGGCGCAGAAGACCGATGCTGTAGTGCAGTCGAAAGAGGACACGTATAACTTTTTCCTACGCAACGTGGACTTTGCTGGTGCAGCCAAGGCGGCGGGAATGGAGAATCTGCCTACCGCGAAGATGTTTCTGGAGCAGCCTTCGTACACGAAGTTTTGGCGCGATATGGCCGTGGAGTGGCACCTGACGAAAGTGGAGGTGCCTACGCTTGAAGTTGGGGGCTGGTGGGACCAGGAAGATATGTGGGGCACGCAGGCGGAATATGCGGCACTCAAGCCGCACGATTCGAAACATGAAGTCTTTATGGTGCTAGGGCCATGGAACCATGGCGGCTGGGTATCGACGACGCGCCATCTGGGAGTGCTGGACTTCGGCGCGCCGGTGGGCGATGAGTACAGGAGGAGCATTGAGACTCCATTCTTTGAGAAGTATCTGAAGGACCGCCCGGGATTTGACTTGAAGGATGTTGCCAGCTTCCGCACGGGAGTGAACCAGTGGGAGCGGTACGATGCGTGGCCGCCGAAGGTTGGATTTCATGCGGTGAAGCTGTATATGACTGCGGATGGCGGATTGGGCGAAGTTGCGCCTGGTGCTCAAGGGGTGGGCGGGAAGGTTGCGGTGAACTATAGCGCTATCCCGTTCGACCCGATTCCTTATCGGCATCGGCCGATTCAGGCGACGTATGGGAAAGGTTCGAAGTGGCGGACATGGCTGGCGGAGGACCAGCGGTTTGTGAGCGGGCGCAAGGACCTCAGGAACTTTGAGACTCCGGTGCTGGACCACGATGTGACGGTCACAGGGGATGTGATGGCGGATTTATTTGCCTCGACTACGGGAAGCGATGCGGACTGGGTGGTGAAGCTGATCGATGTGTATCCGGACGATGCGCCTGCGCCGATGGGCGGCTATCAGTTGATGATTGTCGATGAGATCTTTCGCGGGCGCTACCGCGAGAGCTTCGAGAAGCCGGAGCCGATTACGCCGGGAAAAGTTGAAGAGTACAAGTGGAGTCTGCATGGTGTAGATCACACGTTTCTCAAAGGGCACCGCATCATGGTCGAGGTGCAATCGAGCTGGTTTCCGCTCTATGATCGCAATCCGCAGACATTTGTGCCGAACATCATGGCTGCGCCGGCGAGCGCGTATGCAGGGCAGACTGTCTCGATCTATGGGTCGGCGAAGTATCCCTCGCACTTGGATGTTTCGGTCGCCGACCGGTAG
- a CDS encoding CDGSH iron-sulfur domain-containing protein, with product MSEEAVKITVRPNGPLRVEGPVVLQDAEGRVWDLTGKPGISLCRCGASENKPFCDGAHKRIEFQSSPTPPSAG from the coding sequence ATGTCAGAAGAAGCTGTAAAGATTACTGTGCGCCCGAATGGGCCTCTGCGAGTGGAAGGCCCGGTTGTATTGCAGGACGCCGAGGGCAGGGTGTGGGACCTGACTGGAAAGCCTGGAATTTCGCTGTGCCGTTGCGGCGCGAGCGAGAACAAGCCCTTTTGCGATGGCGCGCATAAGCGGATTGAATTTCAATCTTCGCCGACTCCTCCGTCTGCAGGCTAG
- a CDS encoding UBP-type zinc finger domain-containing protein, producing MPCAHVNQIQKVKPSADGCEECLKMGSTWVHLRMCMICGHVGCCDSSRHKHATQHFHTTKHPIMRSVEPGEDWGWCYVDEVELDFA from the coding sequence ATGCCGTGTGCGCATGTGAATCAGATACAGAAGGTGAAGCCGTCGGCTGATGGTTGCGAAGAGTGCCTGAAGATGGGCAGCACATGGGTGCATCTGCGGATGTGCATGATCTGTGGTCATGTGGGCTGCTGCGACTCTTCTCGACACAAGCACGCAACGCAACACTTTCACACGACGAAGCACCCGATCATGCGTTCGGTTGAGCCGGGTGAAGACTGGGGCTGGTGCTATGTGGATGAGGTCGAGTTGGACTTCGCCTGA
- a CDS encoding sigma-54-dependent transcriptional regulator, producing MLAGTGTGAGKTSDVGTHGAAADLIATAKAPSGVLVGVSPLDIPSPDAGAVAGTSERELLHVLVVDDDAAVRKACCAITAGMGFAVVGADSATSARSILKYQKIDLILLDLKLPGGGGLALLEQVKTLHPETSVVVMTAFASVSSAVEAMRIGAGDYLTKPFALEELTTVLERASQQHHVDVESRKLRERLRTQKGMGGLIGQSPEMEKLYRIMSKVAFSSHPVLILGESGTGKELVARSIHENGPNATKPFVPVDCGALVPTLIESELFGHVKGAFTGADRAKEGLLASAEGGTVFLDEIGELPLDLQAKLLRALQEKEVRPVGATQSKPISARVLAATNRDLAAMVEHGKFRKDLFFRLNVVNLRIPPLRDRRGDIAPLAVHFLERIDRENGTSHTFSDEALRVMAEYDWPGNVRELENAIERACALSSGPVLHMGDLPTQLQDFRMHQTQTRYVEPEQDETAEMVRGKKGIVSIAEMEKHAILGTIRQLNGDKLMAAKLLGIGKTTLYRKLKEYGITDDLGDLDSFARKA from the coding sequence ATGCTAGCTGGGACCGGGACAGGAGCAGGAAAGACAAGCGACGTTGGGACGCATGGCGCGGCTGCGGATTTGATTGCGACGGCGAAGGCCCCTTCGGGTGTGTTGGTGGGTGTCTCGCCTCTGGACATTCCGTCGCCAGATGCGGGCGCGGTGGCTGGTACGAGCGAGCGCGAGCTGCTGCATGTGCTGGTAGTCGATGACGATGCCGCAGTGCGGAAGGCGTGTTGCGCGATTACGGCAGGGATGGGCTTTGCTGTGGTGGGGGCCGACAGTGCGACGTCGGCGCGAAGTATTTTGAAGTATCAGAAGATTGATCTGATTCTGCTGGACTTGAAGTTGCCTGGCGGAGGCGGATTGGCGTTGCTTGAGCAGGTGAAGACGCTGCACCCGGAGACGAGCGTGGTGGTTATGACTGCGTTTGCGTCGGTGTCGTCGGCTGTGGAGGCAATGCGGATTGGTGCGGGAGATTATTTGACCAAGCCGTTTGCCTTGGAAGAGTTGACGACAGTGCTGGAGCGGGCGAGCCAGCAGCATCATGTCGACGTTGAGAGCCGCAAGTTGCGCGAACGGTTGCGCACTCAAAAAGGGATGGGGGGCTTGATTGGTCAATCGCCGGAGATGGAGAAGCTCTACCGCATCATGTCGAAGGTGGCCTTTTCCAGTCATCCGGTACTGATTCTCGGCGAGAGCGGGACGGGCAAGGAGCTTGTGGCGCGGTCGATTCATGAGAATGGCCCGAATGCGACGAAACCATTTGTGCCAGTGGATTGTGGTGCGCTGGTTCCGACACTGATTGAAAGTGAGCTCTTCGGTCATGTGAAGGGAGCGTTTACCGGAGCAGATCGCGCGAAGGAGGGACTTCTGGCCTCGGCTGAGGGCGGGACGGTGTTTCTGGATGAGATTGGGGAGCTGCCACTCGATTTGCAGGCAAAGCTTCTGCGTGCGTTGCAGGAAAAGGAAGTGCGTCCGGTGGGTGCCACACAGTCGAAGCCGATTTCAGCGCGTGTGCTAGCTGCGACTAATCGCGATTTGGCGGCAATGGTCGAACACGGTAAGTTTCGTAAGGACCTCTTCTTTCGTCTGAATGTGGTGAATTTGCGGATTCCGCCACTGCGCGATCGTAGAGGAGACATCGCACCGCTGGCGGTGCACTTTCTTGAGCGCATTGATCGCGAAAACGGGACTTCCCACACGTTCTCTGATGAAGCGTTGAGAGTGATGGCTGAGTACGACTGGCCGGGCAATGTGCGCGAGTTAGAGAATGCGATTGAGCGTGCATGCGCGCTCTCATCCGGGCCGGTGTTGCACATGGGTGATCTGCCGACACAGTTGCAGGACTTTCGGATGCATCAGACGCAGACGAGGTACGTCGAGCCGGAACAAGATGAGACTGCGGAGATGGTGCGTGGCAAGAAGGGCATTGTCTCCATCGCAGAGATGGAAAAGCACGCAATTCTGGGCACGATCCGCCAGTTGAATGGTGACAAGCTGATGGCGGCAAAGCTGCTGGGTATTGGCAAGACGACGCTCTATCGCAAGCTGAAGGAGTATGGCATTACTGACGATCTTGGAGACCTCGACAGCTTCGCCAGGAAGGCGTAA
- a CDS encoding sensor histidine kinase has translation MGLVEQRSKAAKDVAYASGVAESAGLVHDVGNLLGALRLYSDLLALPGVLREEYRAYAADLRLLSERSRVMVGRLVLHTEAEQSLWAEGTVLPDAVERCRGLLSRIARRDIEVSYGSGAFRPVNVPVESVERILTNLVKNAAEATPGVGSVAVIVEGTGQRVVLTVRDRGCGMTPGTVRALTEGTGIAPAGGRGLGFRVVRELVAISGGCLNIESELNVGTSISAEWYVAEGFDGQAATTIGKGMRKKAC, from the coding sequence ATGGGTCTGGTAGAACAGCGCTCGAAGGCTGCGAAAGACGTAGCCTATGCGAGTGGGGTGGCCGAGAGTGCGGGGCTGGTGCACGATGTAGGCAATCTGTTGGGGGCGTTGCGCCTTTACTCGGACCTGCTGGCACTGCCGGGTGTTCTTCGAGAGGAATACCGTGCGTATGCGGCGGATCTTCGTCTTTTGAGCGAGCGAAGCCGTGTGATGGTGGGGCGGCTGGTGCTTCATACAGAGGCGGAGCAGTCTTTGTGGGCTGAAGGGACGGTGCTGCCGGATGCGGTGGAACGGTGCCGGGGCCTCTTGAGCCGGATTGCCAGACGCGACATTGAGGTGAGTTACGGTTCGGGTGCATTTCGGCCCGTGAATGTTCCGGTCGAGTCGGTGGAGCGAATTCTGACCAACCTGGTGAAGAACGCTGCTGAAGCTACTCCGGGTGTGGGATCGGTTGCCGTGATTGTGGAAGGCACAGGTCAGCGTGTGGTCCTGACTGTGCGCGATCGGGGATGTGGAATGACTCCAGGAACGGTGCGAGCGCTGACAGAGGGCACGGGCATTGCTCCAGCGGGCGGACGTGGGCTGGGATTCCGCGTCGTGCGGGAGTTGGTGGCGATCTCGGGTGGATGCCTCAATATCGAGAGCGAGCTGAATGTCGGGACGAGCATCTCGGCCGAGTGGTATGTGGCGGAAGGCTTTGACGGACAGGCAGCAACGACGATCGGGAAAGGTATGAGGAAGAAGGCATGCTAG
- the rph gene encoding ribonuclease PH codes for MSEALFRPDHRAADQLRPVRLTPGFVATAEGSVLIESGNTRVLCNATVEQGVPGWLRNSGRGWVTAEYGMLPRATLTRTPRESERGKIGGRTHEIQRLIGRSLRSVVDMKALGERTIILDCDVLQADGGTRTAAITGAAVALAMALDKLVAAGTLKTSPLRQMVAATSVGIVDGNLLLDLCYEEDSRATVDMNVVMLADGGLVETQATAEKDSYSRKQLSEMLDYAEKGIRELLAAQRVLLDKAS; via the coding sequence ATGTCCGAAGCTCTCTTCCGCCCCGACCACCGCGCCGCCGACCAGCTCCGTCCCGTCCGCCTGACCCCCGGCTTCGTCGCCACCGCCGAAGGTTCCGTGCTGATCGAATCCGGCAACACGCGCGTCCTGTGCAACGCAACTGTCGAACAGGGAGTTCCCGGTTGGCTACGCAACTCTGGCCGAGGCTGGGTCACGGCCGAGTACGGAATGCTTCCCCGCGCCACCCTCACTCGCACCCCACGCGAGAGCGAGCGCGGCAAGATCGGCGGTCGCACTCACGAGATTCAGCGCCTTATCGGCCGCAGCCTGCGCTCCGTCGTCGACATGAAGGCCCTCGGCGAGCGCACCATCATCCTCGACTGCGACGTCCTCCAGGCCGACGGAGGTACCCGCACCGCCGCCATCACCGGAGCTGCAGTCGCCCTGGCGATGGCGCTCGACAAGCTCGTCGCCGCCGGCACGCTCAAGACCTCGCCGCTCCGTCAGATGGTCGCCGCTACGTCAGTCGGCATCGTCGATGGCAACCTGCTGCTCGACCTCTGCTACGAAGAAGACTCCCGTGCCACGGTTGATATGAACGTCGTCATGCTGGCCGACGGAGGGCTGGTCGAAACCCAGGCCACGGCAGAAAAAGACTCCTACAGCCGCAAGCAGCTCAGCGAGATGCTCGATTACGCCGAAAAAGGCATTCGCGAACTCCTCGCCGCGCAACGAGTCCTACTCGACAAAGCCAGCTAA
- a CDS encoding nuclear transport factor 2 family protein, which produces MEPVLITDPALNGVLHELIEREPIFHWPEQTTRADFEAMMVEDFWEVGASGRRYSREFVLDVLDERREHSPGKDSWVTSDFWCRELGPEMYLLTYTLRQDERKTRRATIWQRTASGWKVVFHQGTVCE; this is translated from the coding sequence ATGGAACCTGTGCTGATTACCGACCCGGCGCTGAACGGTGTGCTGCATGAACTGATTGAGCGCGAGCCGATCTTTCATTGGCCTGAGCAAACGACGCGCGCGGACTTTGAAGCCATGATGGTGGAGGATTTCTGGGAGGTTGGGGCTTCGGGACGCAGGTACAGCCGTGAGTTTGTGCTGGATGTACTGGACGAGCGGAGGGAGCATTCGCCGGGAAAAGATTCATGGGTGACGAGTGACTTTTGGTGCCGTGAACTTGGGCCGGAGATGTATCTGCTGACCTACACGCTTCGTCAGGACGAGCGGAAGACGCGGCGCGCAACGATCTGGCAGCGCACCGCATCGGGGTGGAAGGTTGTGTTTCATCAAGGGACGGTCTGCGAGTAG
- a CDS encoding dihydrofolate reductase family protein, with amino-acid sequence MSKVRVAAFSISLDGFGAGLRQDINNPLGVRGLELHQWFFDTEIFQKMYGQSGSGAQGVDNGFAAKSFENVGAWILGRNMFGPVRGPWDGDAWKGWWGDTPSYHTPVFVLTHYERAPLVMNGGTTFYFVTDGIESAMKQAKDAAGGKDVRVGGGVSTIRQYLTAGQIDEMHLAVSPVLLGEGEHLFAGINLAELGFVVEKAVAGEKATHVVLRKK; translated from the coding sequence GTGAGCAAGGTCAGGGTGGCTGCGTTTTCGATCTCACTGGACGGATTTGGCGCCGGACTTCGGCAGGACATCAACAACCCTTTGGGAGTGCGTGGTTTAGAACTGCACCAGTGGTTCTTTGATACGGAGATTTTTCAGAAGATGTATGGGCAGAGTGGCAGCGGTGCTCAGGGGGTGGACAACGGGTTTGCTGCTAAGTCATTTGAAAATGTTGGGGCCTGGATTCTAGGCCGTAATATGTTTGGCCCAGTGCGCGGGCCATGGGATGGCGATGCATGGAAAGGCTGGTGGGGCGATACGCCGTCGTACCATACTCCGGTCTTTGTTCTAACTCATTATGAGAGAGCGCCGCTGGTGATGAACGGGGGTACGACTTTTTACTTCGTGACAGATGGGATCGAGTCGGCGATGAAGCAGGCAAAGGATGCTGCCGGTGGCAAGGATGTCCGCGTGGGTGGAGGAGTTTCGACGATTCGTCAGTACCTGACGGCGGGGCAGATCGACGAGATGCATCTGGCAGTGTCACCTGTTCTTCTGGGTGAGGGAGAGCATCTGTTTGCGGGAATCAATCTGGCCGAGCTTGGCTTTGTTGTAGAGAAGGCTGTTGCTGGTGAAAAGGCAACGCATGTCGTTCTGAGGAAGAAATAA
- a CDS encoding winged helix-turn-helix transcriptional regulator: protein MPRESKSRPRSGCPVSIALEKFGDRWSLLIIRDLMVRGYTTFKQFQNSGEGIATNILATRLKKLKAAGIIKAESEEKDARRVHYRLTEKGIDLAPVLLELLLWSAQHEKTGAPCELMAQMAGNRQAILAETRRRWAERDPNPLLPPFSTTAAQSAPKSKRSRR from the coding sequence GTGCCACGCGAATCCAAATCCAGGCCACGCTCCGGCTGCCCTGTCAGCATCGCGCTCGAAAAGTTCGGCGACCGCTGGTCATTACTCATCATCCGCGACCTGATGGTGCGTGGTTACACCACCTTCAAGCAGTTCCAGAACTCCGGCGAGGGCATCGCCACGAACATCCTCGCCACCCGGCTCAAAAAACTTAAAGCAGCCGGAATCATTAAAGCCGAATCTGAAGAGAAAGACGCACGCAGGGTCCACTACCGGCTTACGGAAAAAGGCATTGACCTTGCGCCCGTCCTGCTCGAATTACTTCTTTGGAGCGCGCAACACGAGAAGACTGGCGCCCCCTGCGAACTAATGGCCCAGATGGCCGGGAACCGCCAGGCCATCCTCGCCGAGACGCGCCGTCGCTGGGCCGAGCGTGACCCCAACCCGCTCTTACCTCCATTCAGCACTACCGCAGCACAATCGGCCCCCAAATCAAAAAGGAGCAGACGATGA
- a CDS encoding WD40/YVTN/BNR-like repeat-containing protein, whose translation MSNVRVLVGTRKGAFVLTSDGKRKDWKVSGPHFAGWEIYHMKGSPADPNRIYASQSSGWFGQVVQRSNDGGETWEAVDNKFAYAHNPGTHQWYDGTPHPWEFKRVWHFEPSLTDPDHVYAGIEDAAIFETKDGGKSWSELPGLREHGTGPNWQPGAGGMCLHTIILDPADPKRIYIAISAAGAFRTDDGGKTWQPINKGLYSKYIPDPNAEVGHCVHHIAMHPSRPDTLFMQKHWDIMRTDNAGDQWTKVSGNLPTDFGFVIDVHAHEPETIYVVPIKSDSEHFPLDGKLQVFRSRTGGNEWEPLAKGLPQQDCYVNVLRDAMAVDKLDSCGVYFGTTGGQVYASPDAGDSWAPIVRDLPAVLSVEVQTLA comes from the coding sequence ATGAGCAACGTACGAGTTCTGGTCGGCACGCGCAAGGGCGCGTTTGTTCTCACCTCAGACGGCAAGCGCAAAGACTGGAAGGTCTCCGGCCCCCACTTCGCCGGCTGGGAGATATACCACATGAAAGGTTCGCCAGCCGACCCCAACCGCATCTACGCCTCGCAGTCCAGCGGATGGTTCGGACAGGTTGTGCAACGTTCTAACGACGGCGGAGAGACCTGGGAGGCCGTCGACAACAAGTTCGCCTACGCGCACAACCCCGGCACGCACCAGTGGTACGACGGCACCCCGCACCCCTGGGAGTTCAAGCGCGTCTGGCACTTCGAGCCTTCGCTCACCGACCCCGACCACGTCTACGCAGGCATCGAAGACGCAGCCATCTTCGAAACCAAAGACGGCGGCAAAAGCTGGTCCGAGCTTCCCGGTCTGCGCGAGCACGGCACTGGCCCCAACTGGCAACCCGGCGCGGGCGGCATGTGTCTCCACACCATCATCCTCGACCCTGCCGATCCGAAGCGCATCTACATCGCCATCTCCGCGGCCGGGGCTTTCCGCACCGATGACGGCGGCAAGACATGGCAGCCCATCAACAAGGGCCTCTACTCCAAATACATTCCCGACCCCAACGCTGAAGTCGGCCACTGCGTCCACCACATCGCCATGCATCCATCACGCCCTGACACGCTCTTCATGCAGAAGCACTGGGACATCATGCGCACCGACAACGCCGGCGACCAGTGGACCAAGGTCAGCGGCAACCTGCCGACCGACTTCGGCTTCGTCATCGACGTCCACGCGCACGAACCGGAGACCATCTACGTTGTCCCCATTAAGTCCGACTCCGAACACTTCCCTCTCGACGGCAAGCTGCAGGTCTTCCGCAGCCGCACCGGAGGCAACGAATGGGAGCCGCTCGCCAAAGGCCTTCCTCAACAAGACTGCTACGTTAACGTCCTTCGCGATGCCATGGCCGTCGACAAGCTTGACTCCTGTGGCGTCTACTTCGGCACCACCGGCGGGCAAGTCTACGCTTCACCCGACGCCGGCGACTCCTGGGCTCCGATCGTCCGTGACCTGCCAGCAGTACTGTCCGTCGAGGTCCAGACACTCGCATGA
- a CDS encoding MoaD/ThiS family protein, translating to MSQHRIRVELPQHLRTLAGVKGEVTLDVSAPITLRAVLNSLEASYPTLQGTIRDHGTLKRRDFLRFFACEEDISHQSPDEPLPEEIVTAKEPLLIIGAIAGG from the coding sequence ATGAGCCAGCATCGCATCCGCGTCGAACTCCCCCAGCACCTTCGCACGCTCGCAGGGGTAAAGGGGGAAGTCACGCTCGATGTCTCAGCGCCTATCACGCTACGCGCTGTGCTCAACTCTCTCGAAGCCAGCTACCCAACGCTGCAAGGCACCATCCGTGACCACGGCACACTCAAACGACGCGACTTCCTGCGCTTCTTCGCCTGCGAAGAAGACATCTCGCACCAATCACCAGACGAGCCTCTGCCCGAAGAGATCGTCACCGCCAAAGAACCGCTCCTCATCATCGGAGCTATCGCAGGCGGCTAA
- a CDS encoding VOC family protein: protein MKNFYNYLNFNGNCRQAMEFYAKCLGADLHVMPYSQGPADMPKEMKEADRVLHARLAKGAAVIMASDCPPAVPLQQGNNFSISVDCDSREEVDKLFASLGEKGKVDMPVQDMFWGDYFGMVTDQFGIGWMFNHTPKK, encoded by the coding sequence ATGAAGAACTTCTATAACTACCTCAACTTCAATGGAAACTGTCGCCAGGCGATGGAATTCTATGCAAAGTGTCTCGGCGCAGATCTACATGTCATGCCATACTCACAAGGCCCCGCCGATATGCCAAAAGAGATGAAAGAGGCGGACCGCGTCCTCCATGCTCGTCTAGCCAAAGGCGCTGCCGTCATTATGGCGTCAGACTGCCCTCCTGCCGTACCTTTGCAACAAGGTAACAACTTCTCAATCAGCGTCGATTGCGACAGCCGCGAAGAAGTCGATAAACTCTTCGCCTCGCTTGGCGAAAAAGGCAAAGTCGATATGCCCGTCCAGGACATGTTCTGGGGAGACTACTTCGGCATGGTCACCGACCAGTTCGGCATCGGCTGGATGTTTAACCACACACCAAAGAAATAG